One Streptosporangium becharense genomic window, GCACCCGCAGAAGCTTGTGGGAGCCCTCCTCGCTGGTCCGCGCGCCGACGACCTGGTCGATCGTCGGGTCCTTCTCCAGGATCCGGACGAGCTCGGGGATGCGCTCGTTGGGGTAGGTCATGTCGGCGTCGGTCCACACGACGATCTCGCCGCGGGCCTCCTGGGTGCCGATCCTGCGGACCGTCCCGGAGCCGCCGTTGCGGTGGAACGCCCGGATCCGCATGTTCGGGAACCGCGGCGCGGCCTCCTGGAGCCTGGCGAGCGTCTCGTCGGTGGAGAAGTCGTCGACCGCCACCAGCTCGTAGGTGTATCCGCTGTCGTCCATCGCGCCGCAGATGCGCTCGACCTCGTCGATGACGTGGTCCTGCTCGTTGTAACACGGCAGGACGATGGTCACGTACGGCGTTGCGTCCACAGCTGATCCACTCTCGGGGTTCTCGGGCGTACTCTCGACCGGCGAGGATACTCTGCCCGGCTGGAAGCCGGACGCACTTCACCCCCGCGGGCGGCTCGGTCGTCGTCCACGGTCCGTCCACACGGTCCGTCCGCCCGGTCCGCCCGTCTGGGGCTCACGGCCCGGGCTCACGGCCCGGGACGAGCACGTCGCCCGTCCCGGGTGCGTCGTCCCGGCGTGGCGCGTCGTCCCGGCGTGGCCCGGATAACGGTGTGTCCCGGACAACGGCGTGTCCAACCCGCGGGCCTCAGCCGGAGCCCACGAGGCCGGCGTCGCCGACGCCGGGGAACACCTTGATCGTGTCGATCAGCGTCTCGGCGTCGCGGCGGTCGGCGACCCTGACGTAGTAGGACTCGGAGAACTGCGCGGAGCGGAAGTCGCGGCTGACGGCGGTGAACGTCGCGGTCCGCCTGGCGTGCTCGACGTCGGCGAAGTAGACCTTCTCCACGCCCTCCACGGTGCCCAGCCTGGCCTCGATCCGCTCCCGGTCCCGGAAGGTCGCCGGGTCGTTCCCGTCGCAGGTGTCGGACGGTTCGTCGCCGGGCCCGCACAGCCTGATGACGACGTCCGCCTTGCCCGCCCAGAAGGAGCCGCCCCGGGTCGCGACGTCGCCGACGCCCGCGACCTTCCTGAGGGCGGAGGTGAACGGGGCGATGTCGGCCCGGCGGCGGAGCGTGCCGGTGAACGCCTGCGCCACGTCCCCGGTCCGGAGGCCGGCGGGGACGGCCCTGTCGTGGGCGAACTCCTTGACGGCCGTCTCCCCCACCTCCTTGCGGGGCTCGAACCGCACCTTGGTCACCTGCGGCATCGCCCGCAGCTTCGCCTCCAGCGCCCGCTTCTGCTTGGGGGTGATCACCTTCTCCCGGCACCGGTCGAAGGGGCTGTCGTCCCCGCACAGGAAGACGGTGAACGTCCCGCCCTCGGGCCAGGGGCCGACCGGCGGCTGGGAGACCTCGACACTGCTCGGCGGGGCGTACCAGGTGTCGTCGGGACCGTCCGCGTACGCGGTCCCGGCCGTCCCGCACAGGACGGCGATCATCATCCCGCCGGACAACAGGGCACGCCCGGCCCTGCCCGCGGGGGGTTTCTGCGATTCCACCCGCCCGACTATGACGATCTTCCTATTCGACGGCAACCGCTATGCAGAAACTGCAACAAGTGACACGAAAAGGATGCCGGGCAGGACAACGAACCGTCCGCCGAGCCGCATGTGTCCCCCCTGAGACGGAACCGGACGGGCAGCGCGGCGCCGGGCGGGGCGGTGGCCCCGGGAGCGCTCGCGCGGGTACCGTGACCGGTCGGTCAACCGGATCCGGCGGGTCGCGGCACGGCCATCCAGACGTCGACCGAGAGCGACCAGGTGGTGTCGGGCGGGGAGATCAGGGAGCGCTCGTCCTGGCGGGTGCGCAGCGCCATGACCCGGACGGGCATGCCGTACGCGGAGAGCTGGGCGGCCCCGGCGGCGAGCAGGACCGGGACACGCCCGGCGGCGCGGACGCGGTCGGCCAGCCGGAGCACCTCGGAGCCGGGTGGGACGTCACCCCGCAGGGCGGGGACCCGGGCGGTGGGAACGCCGCAGGTGCCGCGGACGACCTGGGTGAAGCGGTCGCCGGTGACGCGCTCCACGATCAGCACCGAGGCCCGCGGCGGGAGCGCCGCGCACATCGCCTCGACGGCGGCGCGCTCGCCGCGCTCGACCGGCGTGAGGAACGTCCCCGCCGTGGTGATCACGGGCGGGACGAGGAGGAGGACCGCGCCCGCCGCGGCGACGCGGGCCTGCGCCGCGGGGCCGTACCCGGACCTGCGTGCCTTGTCCCGCACCCAGCGCAGCCCCCAGACGGCCAGCAGGACGAGCCCGGGGACGACCACGGGGACCAGCCGCCGGGCGGCCCACGGCTGGTCGGGAGTGATCGCCGGGCGGTAGAGGGTGGTGACCGTGGTCCAGCCGACGACGGCCAGCGGCAGCAGCCAGCCGGCCCCGGTGCCCCTGACGAGCCTGCGCGCGAGCACGGCCGCCGCGAGGGTGGCCAGGACCACCGCGGGCACGCCGACGTACCAGACCACCCAGTACAGCGAGTCCTCGTAGTACAGGCGCGTGCCGTCGGGCGACAGCCCGTTGGCGCGCTGGATCACGGTGATGAACTGCGCGGTGGTCTGGTCTTCCGGCGTGACGGGCCGCCGGACGACGGTCTGCAGCCACGGCCGGGCCGCGAAGACCACCATGATCAGCGCGACCGCCGCGGCGGCGGCCTCGGGCAGCCGCGGTGTCCGGCCGAGCCGGCGCAGCGGGGCGGCGAGCCGGGGGGCGAGCGCCACCACGGCCAGCATGAGGGCGGCGAACGCGCCGCAGATGGCCAGCAGCGGGACGAGCGAGCCGGACAGGTACTCCAGGTACGGCGCGGCCAGCAGCCGCCCGGCGAGCAGGCCTAGCCCG contains:
- a CDS encoding permease-like cell division protein FtsX, producing MESQKPPAGRAGRALLSGGMMIAVLCGTAGTAYADGPDDTWYAPPSSVEVSQPPVGPWPEGGTFTVFLCGDDSPFDRCREKVITPKQKRALEAKLRAMPQVTKVRFEPRKEVGETAVKEFAHDRAVPAGLRTGDVAQAFTGTLRRRADIAPFTSALRKVAGVGDVATRGGSFWAGKADVVIRLCGPGDEPSDTCDGNDPATFRDRERIEARLGTVEGVEKVYFADVEHARRTATFTAVSRDFRSAQFSESYYVRVADRRDAETLIDTIKVFPGVGDAGLVGSG